The Theileria parva strain Muguga chromosome 1, complete sequence, whole genome shotgun sequence DNA window ATTTTCACAACAATCATTCTCTTCAGTTtgtttaacaatttttaatagaTGTTTAGTTTTGAACAGTTATCAAAAAAGGCACGGGAAACTGATTACAATATTCATATCAAAAGCTATCGCATTAGTGTAAgatattagtaaattaacgATATAACAGATTATTGTACTATTTTGTTCATTGTAATAAGGTTCCAATCATAATAGCGGTATACATCTTGAGGTAAGAAAATTAGATTCTGAATTGCTTAGGGCATCATTTCAAAACGCTCCTGGACCTCTTAAAACGTCAATAGTGTTACAATGCAGCAACTTAAAGTCTGCAAGCTACTGGTTATCGTCAGAGTACTTGATGAGGATTATAATGGCTGGAACCACAGTCTTAGGAGGTCACATTTTAGATGAATATGGGTTCAAGTGCTGCTTCCTGCTTACTGGTATTCTAGTGTGTAGTCATATTCCTTTAGCGATGTTTTACCTGGGTTCTGTGCTCTTGGCTGTTCCAGCAATATTCCTGTTTCCAGGAGTctgatttaaattaactgTTTTATACTCCTGAGATTCTCCTTAGTGGTGTTGCAGGATTCCATATCTATTTTCAGTAGAATTAAGTGTATTAAGAATATTTTCCAGTTTTAATCGCagtttttaatattatcaatttattatacattaatatattatgttgagtaaattaatttgtaaaattttgttataaattgatttgtaaaaattattgtaaaaagGTATTGTAAAGTTGTAATTTTGTGTTATTCCTATTATAATTCTCAAATACTCATacttattaatataatttttataaaatgtcGCAATCTACTGGGCTTGGTTCAGAATTGAACCATCTAACAGCTTCTCAACGATCTGCAGTTCTTGAGAAACTCAACCAAATCCAGTACCAAGACACCATGGACACCTATAATGGCCTCGTTGAAAGATGTTTCAACGAATGTGTTTCTGGCTTCAGATCAAAGGACCTCGATAAGAAGGAATCCCAATGTGTGGAATCCTGCGTTAAGCTGTTTTTTGACTTTTCTCAACGAGTTTCAACAAGGTTTGCAGAGAAACAGTCTAAGATTTAGCACACTCCAACGAATAATTgcaatttaataaattattcatcaatttaactaatgattcattaatttaacaaataatagTCCAGTcaaataatgtgtaaattgtaagAATAAACttaatcaattttaaaattgtagTTTACGTGATTATTTAATGCCTCTTCAAGCTTAGTTTTCATATCATCAGTTCTATCTTCACTCTTTACTAGCTCTTTCAAATATTTAGGTATATGAATGTAAATGTCACTCCCATCTAATTCCTTAACTTCAAACTCATCCGAAGCCTTAACTCCTTGTTCCTCTAAGTCCTTTTTCTCACTACCATTTCCATCATTAATCCTATCTTTCAATAAGCATTCCATTGTTAGTGGATTATTGAGTAACTCTACAAAAAGTGGTTTTGATGACGGTATGTCCTGATTAACAATTCTCAAAATCAGCTCTTCAAGTTCTGTAGTTTCAACCATTCTCTGGAAGTCCAAAgctttaaatttgtaaactCCAAACTCTCCTGGGTCTAAACCGAAAGTAGGAATTGAGTAGTGTAGTAGCGACAACTCCTTTTgactaaatttaacaccGGCTCTTGGATTTGTAACTTCATTTAATAGCATTTCAAGAACAGCTTCATGTCTGAAGTTCAGCTGTGAGAATGAAAACAGTAATCTAGAGACTAAAAACGGTTTCATCTC harbors:
- the TIM9 gene encoding Tim10/DDP family zinc finger family protein, whose protein sequence is MSQSTGLGSELNHLTASQRSAVLEKLNQIQYQDTMDTYNGLVERCFNECVSGFRSKDLDKKESQCVESCVKLFFDFSQRVSTRFAEKQSKI